CCCGCCTCAGATGGAAGCCAAATAAGTGAATCCTTTTCTTAATTGGTTTGAAGTATATTACACCAATAAAGAAGGAGGCCAGGTATGGCACAGAAAAAACGCAGACGATTTTCCGAAGAACAAAAAGTAATAGCGGTTCGACGTCACCTTTTGGACAAAACAGATGTCTCTGAAATCTGCAATGAATTATCAATACACCCCAATCAGTTTTATGAGTGGCAGCGAATATTCTTTGAGAACGGTTCCCGTGCCTTCATGAAAGATAATGCACTCCAGGAAAAGAAGACAGCAACTTTGATTAAAAGCCTTGAAAACAAGATAGCTCATAAAGACACTGTAATATCAGAGATAATGAGTGAGCAC
Above is a window of Chitinivibrio alkaliphilus ACht1 DNA encoding:
- a CDS encoding transposase, with protein sequence MAQKKRRRFSEEQKVIAVRRHLLDKTDVSEICNELSIHPNQFYEWQRIFFENGSRAFMKDNALQEKKTATLIKSLENKIAHKDTVISEIMSEHIALKKHRGEL